One window of the Pseudomonas lurida genome contains the following:
- the alaC gene encoding alanine transaminase, whose translation MADQGSPRRFARIDRLPPYVFNITAELKMAARRRGEDIIDLSMGNPDGATPPHIVEKMVTVAQREDTHGYSTSKGIPRLRRAISRWYKDRYEVDIDPESEAIVTIGSKEGLAHLMLATLDQGDTVLVPNPSYPIHIYGAVIAGAQVRSVPLIPGVDFFAELERAIRGSIPKPKMMILGFPSNPTAQCVELDFFERVIALAKQYDVLVVHDLAYADIVYDGWKAPSIMQVPGAKDIAVEFFTLSKSYNMAGWRIGFMVGNPELVNALARIKSYHDYGTFTPLQVAAIAALEGDQQCVKDIAEQYRQRRNVLVKGLHELGWMVENPKASMYVWAKIPEQYAAMGSLEFAKKLLLEAKVCVSPGIGFGEYGDDHVRFALIENQDRIRQAVRGIRGMFRADGLVTKA comes from the coding sequence ATGGCCGACCAAGGTTCGCCGCGCCGCTTTGCGCGCATAGATCGACTCCCCCCTTACGTGTTCAATATCACTGCCGAGCTGAAGATGGCTGCGCGTCGGCGCGGCGAAGACATCATCGACTTGAGCATGGGTAACCCTGACGGCGCCACGCCTCCCCACATCGTGGAGAAAATGGTCACCGTCGCCCAGCGTGAAGACACCCACGGCTACTCCACGTCCAAAGGCATCCCACGCCTGCGCCGGGCAATCTCGCGCTGGTACAAGGACCGCTATGAAGTGGACATCGACCCCGAGTCGGAAGCCATCGTCACCATCGGTTCCAAGGAAGGCCTGGCCCACTTGATGCTGGCCACCCTGGACCAGGGCGACACGGTACTGGTGCCCAACCCGAGCTACCCGATCCACATCTACGGCGCGGTGATTGCCGGCGCCCAGGTGCGGTCGGTGCCACTGATTCCGGGCGTGGATTTCTTCGCTGAGCTGGAACGGGCGATTCGCGGTTCGATCCCCAAGCCCAAGATGATGATCCTGGGTTTTCCGTCCAACCCCACCGCGCAGTGCGTGGAGCTGGACTTCTTCGAACGCGTGATCGCGCTGGCCAAGCAGTACGACGTGCTGGTGGTGCATGACCTGGCCTATGCCGACATCGTCTACGACGGCTGGAAAGCCCCGTCGATCATGCAGGTGCCTGGCGCCAAGGACATTGCGGTGGAATTTTTCACCCTGTCCAAGAGCTACAACATGGCCGGCTGGCGCATCGGTTTCATGGTCGGTAACCCGGAACTGGTCAACGCCCTCGCGCGGATCAAGAGCTACCACGACTACGGCACCTTCACCCCGCTGCAGGTGGCGGCGATTGCGGCGCTGGAAGGCGACCAGCAGTGCGTGAAAGACATCGCCGAGCAGTACCGCCAGCGTCGCAACGTGCTGGTCAAGGGCCTGCATGAACTGGGCTGGATGGTCGAGAATCCGAAGGCGTCGATGTACGTCTGGGCGAAAATCCCCGAGCAGTATGCCGCCATGGGTTCGCTGGAGTTCGCCAAGAAGTTGCTGCTGGAGGCCAAGGTGTGTGTGTCGCCGGGCATCGGCTTTGGCGAGTATGGCGATGATCACGTGCGCTTTGCGCTGATCGAGAACCAGGACCGCATTCGCCAGGCGGTGCGGGGCATTCGCGGGATGTTCCGGGCAGATGGGCTGGTCACCAAAGCCTGA
- a CDS encoding GntP family permease has translation MFGMSHESYLLLDAVVTIIGLIVLITKFKVHPFIALIIAAGFLGLTSGMPVDKIIKAFQDGFGGVLGFVGIILALGTMLGKMMAESGGADQIAQTLIRAFGKEKVQWAMMFAAFLVGIPLFFEIGFVLLIPLVFIVARRTGVSLIKIGIPLLAGLSAVHGLVPPHPGPLLAIGVFGADIGKTILYGLIVALPTAIIAGPIFGTFIAKYIPGNPSQELVDQLAREPENKDLPSFGITLVTVLLPVFLMLLKTFADIAFAEGNVVRNWMDMIGHPITALLLALLLSLYTFGHRQGIHSKQILKLLDASLAPTAAIILIIGAGGGFKQMLVTSGVGDVIGHMAVNAQINPILLAWLVAAVIRVATGSATVATITGAGIVVPVVGMIPGVNRELLVLATGAGSLILSHVNDAGFWLVKQYFNMTVAETFKTWTAMETILSIVALIFIMLLSLVV, from the coding sequence ATGTTTGGCATGTCCCACGAGTCTTACCTGCTGCTAGACGCAGTAGTTACTATCATCGGGTTGATCGTTCTGATCACCAAGTTCAAGGTGCACCCGTTCATTGCACTGATCATCGCGGCCGGTTTCCTCGGCCTGACCTCGGGCATGCCCGTGGACAAGATCATCAAGGCGTTCCAGGACGGCTTCGGCGGGGTGCTCGGTTTCGTCGGCATCATCCTTGCGCTGGGCACGATGCTCGGCAAGATGATGGCCGAATCCGGCGGCGCCGATCAGATCGCCCAGACCCTGATCCGCGCCTTCGGCAAAGAGAAAGTCCAGTGGGCCATGATGTTTGCCGCGTTCCTGGTGGGCATCCCGCTGTTCTTCGAGATCGGCTTTGTGCTGCTGATCCCGCTGGTGTTTATCGTCGCACGCCGCACCGGTGTGTCGCTGATCAAGATCGGTATCCCGCTGCTGGCCGGCCTGTCGGCGGTACACGGCCTGGTGCCACCGCACCCGGGCCCGCTGCTGGCCATCGGCGTATTTGGCGCGGACATCGGCAAGACCATCCTGTACGGCCTGATCGTCGCACTGCCGACTGCCATCATTGCCGGTCCGATCTTCGGTACGTTTATCGCCAAGTACATTCCGGGCAACCCGTCCCAGGAACTGGTCGATCAACTGGCCCGCGAGCCCGAGAACAAAGACCTGCCGAGCTTCGGCATCACCCTGGTCACTGTGCTGCTGCCGGTGTTCCTGATGCTGCTGAAAACCTTCGCCGACATCGCGTTCGCCGAAGGCAACGTGGTGCGCAACTGGATGGACATGATCGGTCACCCGATCACCGCATTGTTGCTGGCATTGCTGCTGTCGCTGTACACCTTCGGCCATCGCCAGGGCATCCATTCCAAGCAGATCCTCAAGCTGCTCGACGCCAGCCTTGCGCCGACCGCCGCGATCATCCTGATCATCGGCGCCGGTGGCGGGTTCAAGCAGATGCTGGTGACCAGTGGCGTGGGTGATGTGATCGGCCATATGGCAGTGAACGCACAGATCAACCCGATCCTGCTGGCGTGGCTGGTGGCGGCAGTGATTCGCGTGGCAACCGGTTCTGCAACGGTGGCGACCATTACGGGCGCGGGCATCGTGGTGCCGGTGGTGGGTATGATTCCCGGGGTTAACCGCGAGTTGCTGGTGTTGGCGACGGGGGCAGGCTCGTTGATCCTGTCTCACGTCAACGATGCGGGGTTCTGGCTGGTGAAGCAGTACTTCAACATGACCGTGGCCGAGACGTTCAAGACGTGGACGGCGATGGAGACAATTCTGTCGATCGTGGCGTTGATTTTCATCATGCTGCTGTCGTTGGTGGTCTAA